Proteins from a single region of Verrucosispora sp. NA02020:
- the pulA gene encoding pullulanase-type alpha-1,6-glucosidase yields the protein MKPPPLSRKALLAFVFLLTLTLAGAPVAVPESAAAGRSAAGAPGATGAVTWPTEPSAAALLAAGTDERARAEQFYFVLPDRFANGDPRNDRGGLTGDRLRTGYDPTDKGFYQGGDLKGLIDRLDYIEGLGTTAIWLAPVFANRPVQGEGDDASAGYHGYWITDFTQVDPHFGTAADLKRLVQSAHRRGIKVHLDVIVNHTADVISYAENRQTYVDKATTPYRDAQGRPFEDANFADGTRPFPEVNSRSFPYTPTFRTPADATVKVPSWLNDPTMYHNRGDSTFVGENSEYGDFVGLDDLWTERPEVVRGMTKIYADWVRSTGVDGFRLDTVKHVNMDFWPQFSQGVTQAAARAGKPDFFMFGEVYSADPEIASRYVRQGGLPATLDFGFQEAARGFTADDGPATALADLYARDDLYAARNTDAGRLPTFLGNHDMGRIGSFIAGGDTDPATHLRRDQLAHELMFLTRGQPVVYSGDEQGFTGAGGDKDARQPMFASRTADYLDDDLLGTDRTHAQDQFDPAHPLYRTIAGLGQLRRAHPALRDGVQVTRHAADGPGVFAFSRFDPRDRTEYVVAVNNARTTQTVTVDTWSAGTPFTAIYGASGRRAAAADGTLTLTVPPLSAVVHRAGRPVAVPAAKPGLTITTPTGTPVATRAEVTAQVSGDPLATVTTAARVAGGRWTLLGSAHRAPYTVHHDLTGLAAGTRIEYKAAVRDGRGRTATARSTATVGTPPTGSSRDWLVVHHHRPDGDYDDWGLYAWGDIDPAYATEWPQGRPFDGTDSYGRFAWVKLKPGAKSVGFLVVDADGNKDVDNDRTVDVTRTGEVWVKQGDPATYPSREEAAGAPAPPVEEGVAVIHYHRPDGDYDGWGLHLWDGAATPTDWARPLPPTRVDSYGAEFRVPLAEGATGLSYIIHSGDTKDLPQDQRLDFAESGREVWLLAATPGRLLPATTTGDSGGDTDITRQAAHWIDRSTVAWRTGPTDGRAYALVTAPAGGVRVVDGELVGTYTSVPLTARRNGLTEAQRDRFPHLWDRHAFTLDQRDLATVPAALRGQVLVTERAADGTLLGATGVQLPGVLDDVYAPATTARLGATFTGGVPSLAVWAPTARTVSLELFDSPTATPRVVAMRRDDRTGVWSVRGARDWAGRYYRYRVQAWQPAAQQVVTASVTDPYSVALAADSTHSQIADLTDPKLAPTGWSSLRKPSAVAPAKVQISELSVRDFSIADSTVQADRRGTFLAFTDPGTAGMRHLRSIADAGVTHLHLLPVFDFATIPERRADQRRPDCDLAAAPPDSERQQECVAAVKDTDGYNWGYDPLHYTVPEGGYAVDPDGTRRTVEFRQMVAGVNGAGLRVVLDVVYNHTSAAGTDPRSVLDQIVPGYYHRLLDDGAVANSTCCANTAPEHAMMGKLVVDSLVTWAREYKVDGFRFDLMGHHPKANILAVRAALDRLTVARDGVDGRKILLYGEGWNFGEVADGARFVQANQANMAGTGIGTFNDRLRDAVRGGGPFDENPRHQGFASGLFTDPNGDPVNGSAAEQRTRLLHQHDLVKVGLTGNLRGYRFTDTGGREVTGAQVDYNGSPAGYTDAPGEAITYVDAHDNEILYDALAYKLPQGTSAPDRARMQVLALSTVVMGQGAGFVTTGTERLRSKSLDRNSYNSGDWFNQIRWDCTQGNGFGIGLPPAEDNRDKWPYARPLLADPALVPDCAAIALTDARYAELLRIRSSEPVFGLPTAQEVQRRVAFPLSGPQETPGVLTMTLDARGLGGAWRSVTVVFNGTPQEATQRVDALRGADVSLHPVLRSSADPVLRSAAFERNSGTFRVPARSVAVFVTR from the coding sequence ATGAAACCCCCGCCGTTGTCGCGTAAGGCCCTGCTCGCATTCGTCTTCCTGCTCACCCTGACGCTGGCCGGCGCGCCGGTCGCGGTTCCCGAGAGCGCCGCCGCCGGTCGGTCGGCGGCCGGGGCGCCCGGCGCCACCGGCGCCGTCACCTGGCCCACCGAGCCGTCCGCCGCCGCCCTGCTGGCGGCGGGCACCGACGAGCGGGCGAGGGCGGAGCAGTTCTACTTCGTCCTGCCGGACCGGTTCGCCAACGGAGACCCGCGCAACGACCGGGGCGGTCTGACCGGCGACCGTCTGCGCACCGGTTACGACCCGACGGACAAGGGCTTCTACCAGGGCGGTGACCTCAAAGGACTGATCGACCGGCTCGACTACATCGAGGGGCTGGGCACCACCGCCATCTGGCTCGCACCGGTCTTCGCCAACCGCCCGGTGCAGGGCGAGGGCGACGACGCGTCGGCTGGCTACCACGGCTACTGGATCACCGACTTCACCCAGGTCGACCCGCACTTCGGCACCGCCGCCGACCTCAAGCGTCTGGTCCAGTCGGCGCACCGACGCGGCATCAAGGTCCACCTCGACGTGATCGTCAACCACACCGCGGACGTCATCAGCTACGCCGAGAACCGGCAGACCTACGTGGACAAGGCCACCACGCCGTACCGGGACGCGCAGGGTCGGCCGTTCGAGGACGCCAACTTCGCCGACGGCACCCGTCCCTTCCCCGAGGTGAACAGCCGGTCCTTCCCGTACACGCCGACGTTCCGCACCCCGGCGGACGCGACGGTCAAGGTGCCCTCCTGGCTCAACGACCCGACCATGTACCACAACCGGGGCGACTCCACCTTCGTCGGCGAGAACAGCGAGTACGGCGACTTCGTCGGTCTGGACGACCTGTGGACCGAGCGACCCGAGGTGGTCCGGGGCATGACCAAGATCTATGCCGACTGGGTGCGCTCCACCGGTGTGGACGGCTTCCGGCTGGACACCGTCAAGCACGTCAACATGGACTTCTGGCCGCAGTTCAGCCAGGGCGTCACCCAGGCCGCCGCCCGCGCCGGCAAGCCGGACTTCTTCATGTTCGGCGAGGTGTACAGCGCCGACCCGGAGATCGCCTCCCGCTACGTCCGACAGGGCGGCCTGCCGGCCACCCTGGACTTCGGCTTCCAGGAGGCGGCGCGTGGCTTCACCGCCGACGACGGCCCCGCCACGGCACTGGCCGACCTGTACGCCCGCGACGACCTGTACGCCGCCCGCAACACCGACGCCGGCCGGCTGCCCACCTTCCTCGGCAACCACGACATGGGCCGGATCGGCTCGTTCATCGCCGGCGGCGACACCGACCCCGCCACCCACCTGCGCCGCGACCAGCTAGCCCACGAACTGATGTTCCTCACCCGAGGCCAGCCCGTCGTCTACTCCGGCGACGAACAGGGCTTCACCGGCGCGGGCGGGGACAAGGACGCCCGACAGCCGATGTTCGCCTCCCGCACCGCCGACTACCTCGACGACGACCTGCTGGGCACCGACCGCACCCACGCCCAGGACCAGTTCGACCCGGCGCATCCGCTGTACCGGACCATCGCCGGGCTGGGCCAGCTGCGCCGGGCACACCCGGCGCTGCGCGACGGTGTACAGGTGACGCGCCACGCCGCCGACGGCCCGGGCGTCTTCGCCTTCTCCCGGTTCGACCCGCGTGACCGCACCGAGTACGTCGTCGCGGTCAACAATGCGCGGACCACGCAGACTGTCACCGTGGACACCTGGTCGGCCGGCACCCCCTTCACCGCGATCTACGGCGCATCCGGTCGGCGGGCCGCCGCCGCTGACGGCACGCTGACCCTGACCGTGCCCCCGCTCTCGGCGGTGGTGCACCGGGCCGGTCGGCCGGTCGCGGTGCCCGCCGCGAAGCCGGGCCTGACCATCACCACCCCGACGGGTACGCCGGTGGCCACCCGGGCCGAGGTGACCGCGCAGGTCAGCGGGGACCCGCTGGCCACCGTCACGACGGCGGCCCGGGTGGCGGGCGGCAGGTGGACACTGCTCGGCTCGGCGCACCGGGCGCCGTACACCGTGCACCACGACCTGACCGGGCTGGCCGCCGGCACGAGGATCGAGTACAAGGCGGCGGTCCGGGACGGCCGGGGCCGCACCGCCACCGCCCGCTCCACCGCCACCGTCGGCACCCCGCCGACCGGGTCGTCCCGCGACTGGCTGGTGGTGCACCACCACCGCCCGGACGGCGACTACGACGACTGGGGCCTGTACGCCTGGGGCGACATCGATCCGGCGTACGCCACCGAGTGGCCGCAGGGCCGCCCGTTCGACGGCACCGACTCGTACGGGCGGTTCGCCTGGGTGAAGCTGAAGCCGGGGGCGAAGTCGGTCGGTTTCCTGGTGGTCGACGCGGACGGCAACAAGGACGTCGACAACGACCGGACGGTGGACGTGACGCGCACCGGGGAGGTCTGGGTCAAACAGGGTGATCCGGCCACCTACCCGAGCCGGGAGGAGGCCGCCGGCGCACCGGCACCCCCGGTCGAGGAGGGTGTGGCGGTGATCCACTACCACCGGCCGGACGGCGACTACGACGGCTGGGGACTGCACCTGTGGGACGGCGCGGCCACGCCCACCGACTGGGCCCGACCGTTGCCGCCGACCCGCGTCGACTCGTACGGCGCCGAGTTCCGGGTGCCGTTGGCCGAGGGCGCGACCGGGCTGAGCTACATCATCCACTCCGGGGACACCAAGGACCTGCCACAGGACCAGCGGCTCGACTTCGCCGAGTCCGGTCGGGAGGTCTGGCTGCTCGCGGCGACACCGGGGCGGCTGCTGCCGGCGACGACCACCGGCGACAGCGGCGGTGACACCGACATCACCCGGCAGGCGGCGCACTGGATCGACCGCAGCACCGTCGCCTGGCGGACCGGTCCCACCGACGGTCGGGCGTACGCGTTGGTGACCGCACCCGCCGGTGGGGTGCGCGTGGTCGACGGCGAACTGGTCGGCACGTACACCTCGGTGCCGTTGACCGCGCGCCGCAACGGGCTCACCGAGGCGCAGCGTGATCGGTTCCCGCACCTGTGGGACCGGCACGCCTTCACCCTGGATCAGCGGGACCTGGCGACGGTGCCGGCGGCGCTGCGCGGGCAGGTGCTGGTGACCGAGCGGGCCGCCGACGGCACTCTGCTCGGTGCCACCGGTGTGCAGCTGCCGGGGGTGCTCGACGACGTCTACGCCCCGGCCACCACCGCCCGCCTAGGTGCCACCTTCACCGGCGGCGTGCCGTCCCTGGCGGTCTGGGCACCGACCGCGCGGACGGTGTCGCTGGAGCTGTTCGACTCGCCGACCGCCACACCGCGCGTGGTGGCGATGCGCCGCGACGACCGCACCGGGGTCTGGTCGGTGCGCGGGGCGCGGGACTGGGCCGGCCGCTACTACCGGTACCGGGTGCAGGCGTGGCAGCCGGCCGCCCAGCAGGTGGTGACCGCCTCGGTCACCGACCCGTACTCGGTGGCCCTGGCGGCGGACTCCACACACAGCCAGATCGCCGACCTGACCGACCCGAAGCTGGCGCCGACGGGTTGGTCGAGCCTGCGCAAACCGAGTGCGGTGGCCCCGGCCAAGGTGCAGATCTCCGAGCTGTCGGTGCGGGACTTCTCGATCGCCGACAGCACCGTGCAGGCCGACCGTCGCGGCACCTTCCTCGCCTTCACCGACCCGGGCACCGCCGGGATGCGGCACCTCAGGTCGATCGCCGACGCCGGGGTGACCCACCTGCACCTGCTGCCGGTCTTCGACTTCGCCACCATCCCCGAGCGGCGTGCCGACCAGCGCCGCCCCGACTGCGACCTGGCCGCCGCGCCGCCGGACTCCGAACGGCAGCAGGAGTGCGTCGCGGCGGTGAAGGACACCGACGGCTACAACTGGGGCTACGACCCGCTGCACTACACCGTCCCGGAGGGCGGGTACGCCGTGGACCCGGACGGCACGCGCCGGACCGTGGAGTTCCGGCAGATGGTGGCCGGGGTCAACGGTGCGGGCCTGCGGGTGGTGCTGGACGTGGTCTACAACCACACCTCGGCCGCCGGCACCGACCCGCGCTCGGTGCTCGACCAGATCGTCCCGGGCTACTACCACCGGTTGCTCGACGACGGCGCGGTGGCCAATTCCACCTGCTGCGCGAACACGGCGCCCGAGCACGCCATGATGGGCAAGCTGGTGGTCGACTCGCTGGTCACCTGGGCCCGGGAGTACAAGGTCGACGGGTTCCGCTTCGACCTGATGGGCCACCACCCCAAGGCGAACATCCTGGCCGTCCGCGCCGCGCTCGACCGGCTGACCGTGGCCCGCGACGGTGTGGACGGCAGGAAGATCCTGCTCTACGGCGAGGGCTGGAACTTCGGCGAGGTGGCCGACGGCGCGCGGTTCGTGCAGGCGAACCAGGCGAACATGGCCGGCACCGGGATCGGCACGTTCAACGACCGGCTGCGTGACGCGGTGCGCGGTGGCGGCCCGTTCGACGAGAACCCGCGCCACCAGGGCTTCGCCTCCGGTCTGTTCACCGACCCCAACGGCGACCCGGTCAACGGCTCGGCGGCCGAGCAGCGTACCCGGCTGCTGCACCAGCACGACCTGGTCAAGGTCGGGCTGACCGGCAACCTGCGCGGCTACCGGTTCACCGACACCGGCGGCCGGGAGGTGACCGGGGCGCAGGTGGACTACAACGGCTCGCCGGCCGGGTACACCGACGCGCCGGGTGAGGCGATCACGTACGTCGACGCGCACGACAACGAGATCCTGTACGACGCGTTGGCCTACAAGCTGCCGCAGGGCACCTCCGCCCCGGACCGGGCCCGGATGCAGGTGCTGGCGTTGAGCACGGTGGTGATGGGGCAGGGTGCCGGGTTCGTGACCACCGGCACCGAGCGGCTGCGATCGAAGTCGCTGGACCGCAACTCGTACAACTCGGGGGACTGGTTCAACCAGATCCGGTGGGACTGCACCCAGGGCAACGGGTTCGGCATCGGGTTGCCGCCGGCCGAGGACAACCGGGACAAGTGGCCGTACGCGCGGCCGCTGTTGGCCGATCCGGCGCTGGTGCCGGACTGCGCGGCGATCGCGCTGACCGACGCCCGGTACGCCGAACTGCTGCGGATCCGGTCCTCCGAGCCGGTCTTCGGGCTGCCCACCGCGCAGGAGGTGCAACGACGGGTCGCCTTCCCGCTCTCCGGCCCGCAGGAGACGCCCGGGGTGCTCACCATGACCCTGGACGCGCGTGGTCTGGGCGGGGCGTGGCGGTCGGTGACGGTGGTCTTCAACGGCACACCGCAGGAGGCGACGCAGCGGGTCGACGCCCTGCGCGGGGCGGACGTGTCCCTGCACCCGGTGCTGCGGTCCTCGGCCGATCCGGTGCTGCGGAGCGCGGCGTTCGAGCGGAACAGCGGCACGTTCCGGGTGCCGGCGCGCAGCGTGGCGGTGTTCGTCACGCGGTGA
- a CDS encoding cellulose binding domain-containing protein, with the protein MSIGLLAMVMLFVIAIGAYRGPGPEFDPVPPGAAAAPPIPERASSAGREAASPPAPAVPGLSPRKTDPPSEAGTPSPVPSRPGPATPEPPPVASAPPRSSAPPAAKPAPLEARYRVMDTFQGGFIAEVLIRNTSRGDLEWVARVEYAGGRVVTAWLEGVPQGTFTGRRGTLTYRSGPDLSAGASVALRFHIEYADSSPRSCSVSGRACSRR; encoded by the coding sequence ATGTCGATCGGCCTGCTCGCGATGGTGATGCTGTTCGTCATCGCGATCGGCGCGTACCGGGGGCCGGGTCCGGAGTTCGATCCCGTGCCGCCGGGAGCGGCCGCCGCCCCGCCCATTCCCGAGCGCGCGTCCTCGGCCGGGCGGGAGGCCGCGAGCCCACCGGCGCCGGCGGTGCCCGGGCTCTCGCCGCGCAAGACCGACCCGCCGAGCGAGGCCGGTACCCCCTCGCCGGTGCCGTCACGGCCGGGTCCGGCGACGCCGGAGCCGCCGCCGGTCGCGTCGGCGCCGCCGCGAAGCAGTGCGCCACCGGCGGCCAAGCCCGCGCCGTTGGAGGCGCGGTACCGGGTGATGGACACCTTCCAGGGTGGCTTCATCGCCGAGGTGCTGATCCGCAACACCTCGCGCGGCGATCTGGAATGGGTGGCGCGGGTGGAGTACGCGGGCGGCCGGGTGGTGACCGCGTGGCTGGAAGGGGTTCCGCAGGGCACGTTCACCGGGCGCCGGGGCACGTTGACCTATAGAAGTGGTCCCGACCTGTCGGCGGGTGCCTCGGTGGCGCTGCGCTTCCACATCGAGTACGCCGATTCGTCGCCGAGGAGCTGCTCCGTCTCGGGGCGTGCCTGTAGCCGTCGGTGA
- a CDS encoding right-handed parallel beta-helix repeat-containing protein: MWQESRYIATRERLSPVAGAPLWCDAHEFGLRGDGVTNDQPALSALVDRLGEGYAADGRVRVIYCPPGIYSIRDAGTVWRSGVSLIGAGPGATRFLLSNEGNRADPTPLAFWTTVQHGADRDRHIADCTFADFEIDGSGVAMAEYSYLAKGLGLQYVVRGVFRNLYIHHTGATGLGCDFLQDSLIDGVVVVGCGRLDNGEEMGGAGIGIGIGGWGEVERCTIANCTTLGNGTNGIFLELQKPYWTPPRGYRIIGCHSQANRFGISDWGADGLIVSACTITGNLEAGFDVSANGTAGIAGRGGILSNCVIDRNVRDGISMGNTPGPYAIRGNRISGNGWYGYHQHDLGAGYQGPSSDVVISDNEFWDNGLDAIRIDRPMVDAAVLDNRIRNNGRQCAPASTGSGESVRYARRAMTDRSANWPTNGHRGKVLRVGSRVAVVVGNSDTDLDLAELRPDAATAWNEDVPEPGTAYELSAAAPVRAGIVVNAHFDSASVRGNRIWDNREEPTQTHGLWITERGSCVSCRVEENDLAGNAESALRLDSPPVGGRWDRNHVEID, encoded by the coding sequence GTGTGGCAGGAGAGCCGGTACATCGCCACCCGGGAGCGGCTGTCCCCGGTCGCCGGGGCGCCGCTCTGGTGCGACGCGCACGAATTCGGCCTCCGAGGTGACGGTGTCACCAATGACCAACCCGCGTTGTCCGCCCTGGTCGACCGGCTCGGCGAGGGGTACGCCGCCGACGGCCGGGTCCGGGTCATCTACTGCCCGCCGGGGATCTACTCGATCCGGGACGCGGGCACCGTCTGGCGCAGCGGTGTCTCACTGATCGGAGCCGGGCCGGGCGCGACCCGGTTCCTGCTGAGCAACGAGGGCAACCGGGCGGACCCGACGCCGTTGGCCTTCTGGACCACCGTGCAGCACGGTGCGGACCGGGACCGGCACATCGCCGACTGCACCTTCGCCGACTTCGAGATCGACGGCTCGGGTGTGGCCATGGCCGAGTACAGCTACCTCGCCAAGGGACTCGGTCTCCAGTACGTGGTGCGGGGCGTGTTCCGCAACCTCTACATCCACCACACCGGCGCCACCGGCCTGGGGTGCGACTTCCTGCAGGACAGCCTGATCGACGGTGTGGTGGTGGTCGGCTGCGGCCGGCTGGACAACGGCGAGGAGATGGGCGGCGCGGGCATCGGCATCGGCATCGGCGGCTGGGGCGAGGTGGAACGCTGCACGATCGCCAACTGCACCACCCTCGGCAACGGCACCAACGGGATCTTCCTGGAGTTGCAGAAGCCGTACTGGACGCCCCCGCGCGGCTACCGCATCATCGGCTGCCACAGCCAGGCCAACCGGTTCGGCATCTCCGACTGGGGTGCCGACGGGTTGATCGTCTCGGCCTGCACCATCACCGGCAACCTGGAGGCCGGCTTCGACGTCTCCGCCAACGGCACGGCGGGCATCGCCGGCCGGGGCGGCATCCTCAGCAACTGCGTGATCGACCGCAACGTCCGCGACGGGATCAGCATGGGAAACACCCCCGGGCCGTACGCCATCCGGGGCAACCGGATCAGTGGCAACGGCTGGTACGGCTATCACCAGCACGATCTGGGCGCCGGCTATCAGGGCCCGTCGTCGGACGTGGTGATCAGCGACAACGAGTTCTGGGACAACGGCCTGGACGCAATCCGGATCGACCGGCCGATGGTCGACGCGGCCGTCCTGGACAACCGGATCCGCAACAACGGCCGGCAGTGCGCCCCGGCGTCGACCGGCTCCGGCGAGTCGGTGCGCTACGCCCGTCGGGCGATGACCGACCGGTCGGCGAACTGGCCGACGAACGGGCACCGGGGCAAGGTGCTGCGGGTGGGCTCCCGGGTGGCGGTGGTGGTCGGCAACAGCGACACCGACCTGGACCTGGCCGAGCTGCGACCGGACGCGGCCACCGCGTGGAACGAGGACGTCCCGGAGCCGGGTACGGCGTACGAGTTGTCGGCGGCGGCTCCGGTGCGCGCCGGCATCGTCGTCAACGCGCACTTCGACTCCGCCTCGGTGCGCGGGAACCGGATCTGGGACAACCGTGAGGAGCCGACGCAGACGCACGGCCTGTGGATCACCGAGCGGGGCTCCTGCGTGTCCTGCCGGGTCGAGGAGAACGACCTCGCCGGCAATGCCGAGAGCGCGCTGCGGTTGGACAGCCCGCCGGTGGGCGGTCGATGGGACCGCAACCACGTGGAGATCGACTGA
- a CDS encoding C39 family peptidase, whose translation MRTAIFRKAALTAAGLAFTGGAIAGPITTAYAAPAGQPAAVVQADRKGHGERQLDVRYEAQPNFYYCGPAAARNALSVQGKNIDVHTMATQMGTTENGTDSINDITPVLNRETGKDAYKSVEINTPTADNHQTDKLRDDIIRTIDEGRAVVANIAGTTTDTTGTTHSFEGGHYISVTGYTDNGNTVTIADSANPDHARYDLHINDLANWIATRGYATTH comes from the coding sequence ATGCGTACCGCTATCTTCCGCAAGGCCGCCCTGACCGCTGCCGGCCTCGCCTTCACCGGCGGCGCCATCGCCGGCCCCATCACCACCGCGTACGCCGCGCCGGCCGGTCAGCCCGCCGCCGTCGTGCAGGCCGACCGCAAGGGCCACGGCGAACGTCAACTCGACGTCCGCTACGAAGCCCAGCCCAACTTCTACTACTGCGGCCCCGCCGCCGCCCGCAACGCCCTCAGCGTCCAAGGCAAGAACATCGACGTCCACACCATGGCCACGCAGATGGGCACCACCGAGAACGGCACCGACAGCATCAACGACATCACCCCCGTCCTCAACCGCGAAACCGGCAAGGACGCCTACAAGTCCGTCGAAATCAACACCCCCACCGCCGACAACCACCAGACCGACAAGCTCCGCGACGACATCATCCGCACCATCGACGAAGGCCGCGCCGTCGTCGCCAACATCGCCGGCACCACCACCGACACCACCGGCACCACCCACAGCTTCGAAGGCGGCCACTACATCAGCGTCACCGGCTACACCGACAACGGCAACACCGTCACCATCGCCGACTCCGCCAACCCCGACCACGCCCGCTACGACCTCCACATCAACGACCTCGCCAACTGGATCGCCACCCGCGGCTACGCCACCACCCACTGA